The Vicia villosa cultivar HV-30 ecotype Madison, WI linkage group LG1, Vvil1.0, whole genome shotgun sequence genome includes a region encoding these proteins:
- the LOC131637149 gene encoding E3 ubiquitin-protein ligase UPL6-like isoform X2, whose protein sequence is MKMRSDTLLDYAVLQLFPKRSRCELLVSSDGITEKLASRLVKPYLNNLKSQLAAARLRHGSQAVFTRNRFRIRRDHILEDAYNQMSQLSEDDLRGLIRVTFVNEFGVEEAGIDGGGIFKDFMENITRASFDVQYGLFKWLNNCRGSEKLGCFWKKYYKRGL, encoded by the exons ATGAAAATGAGGTCTGACACTCTTCTTGACTATGCCGTGTTGCAATTGTTTCCGAAGCGTTCAAG ATGTGAGTTGCTTGTTTCGAGTGATGGAATCACGGAAAAATTAGCATCAAGATTAGTAAAACCATACTTGAACAATTTAAAG TCTCAACTAGCTGCTGCTAGGTTAAGACATGGATCTCAGGCTGTATTTACTAGAAACCGGTTCAGAATAAGACGAGATCATATTTTGGAAGATGCCTATAATCAAATGAGTCAGTTGTCAGAAGATGATCTCCGAGGACTG ATTCGTGTGACTTTTGTCAATGAGTTTGGAGTTGAAGAAGCTGGAATAGATGGAGGTGGAATATTCAAAGATTTCATGGAGAACATCACACGGGCTTCCTTTGATGTGCAGTATGGATTATTTAAG TGGCTTAACAACTGCCGTGGGTCAGAAAAATTAGGCTGTTTCTGGAAGAAATACTACAAAAGAGGTTTGTGA
- the LOC131637149 gene encoding uncharacterized protein LOC131637149 isoform X1, with the protein MKMRSDTLLDYAVLQLFPKRSRCELLVSSDGITEKLASRLVKPYLNNLKVAEEQFALSVQSIRLDIDRAVSAYHMSLMYFIFDPVYYCYQSQLAAARLRHGSQAVFTRNRFRIRRDHILEDAYNQMSQLSEDDLRGLIRVTFVNEFGVEEAGIDGGGIFKDFMENITRASFDVQYGLFKWLNNCRGSEKLGCFWKKYYKRGL; encoded by the exons ATGAAAATGAGGTCTGACACTCTTCTTGACTATGCCGTGTTGCAATTGTTTCCGAAGCGTTCAAG ATGTGAGTTGCTTGTTTCGAGTGATGGAATCACGGAAAAATTAGCATCAAGATTAGTAAAACCATACTTGAACAATTTAAAGGTTGCAGAAGAGCAGTTTGCACTGTCTGTGCAGTCAATTAGATTAGATATTGATAGAGCAGTTTCTGCATATCACATGTCACTGATGTATTTCATATTTGACCCCGTCTATTATTGTTATCAGTCTCAACTAGCTGCTGCTAGGTTAAGACATGGATCTCAGGCTGTATTTACTAGAAACCGGTTCAGAATAAGACGAGATCATATTTTGGAAGATGCCTATAATCAAATGAGTCAGTTGTCAGAAGATGATCTCCGAGGACTG ATTCGTGTGACTTTTGTCAATGAGTTTGGAGTTGAAGAAGCTGGAATAGATGGAGGTGGAATATTCAAAGATTTCATGGAGAACATCACACGGGCTTCCTTTGATGTGCAGTATGGATTATTTAAG TGGCTTAACAACTGCCGTGGGTCAGAAAAATTAGGCTGTTTCTGGAAGAAATACTACAAAAGAGGTTTGTGA